One segment of Pontibacter akesuensis DNA contains the following:
- a CDS encoding aminotransferase class I/II-fold pyridoxal phosphate-dependent enzyme, with translation MSYKLQQKLTERKEQGNLRALKTTSGLVDFCSNDYLGLARSERLRELIRAEEHKYKHLPLGATGSRLLSGNHLLFEELESTIAGFHQAEAALLFNSGYTANIGLLSALPQRGDTVFYDEASHASMKDGLRLSFAKAFPFRHNSVADLQQKLKHAAGQVYVLAESVYSMDGDQAPLEELAQVCNEHQAALIVDEAHAVGLYGAEGEGLVSALGLQQDVFARVLTYGKALGSHGAAVVGPNVLRDFLINYSRAFIYTTGLPTHALVSLKCAYVLLPDLAEERERAKKLAHQLYLKLNTLEGIRCSPENSVILSVFPQQPQRLKELAAALQQDGFDVRPVLSPTVPQGTERLRIIVHAFNTEQEIEGLVKAIAKGT, from the coding sequence TTGTCATACAAGCTGCAGCAGAAGCTCACGGAGCGGAAAGAACAGGGAAATTTGCGGGCGTTAAAGACCACCTCCGGGCTGGTGGATTTCTGCTCAAATGATTATCTTGGTTTAGCGCGTTCCGAAAGGCTGCGGGAGCTGATCCGTGCCGAGGAACACAAGTACAAGCATCTGCCTTTGGGAGCAACCGGCTCCCGCCTTTTATCTGGTAACCACCTGCTTTTTGAGGAGCTGGAAAGTACGATTGCAGGCTTTCACCAGGCGGAGGCGGCCTTGCTTTTTAACTCCGGCTACACAGCTAATATTGGTTTGCTATCGGCTTTGCCACAGCGCGGCGATACCGTTTTTTACGATGAGGCCAGCCATGCCTCCATGAAAGACGGGCTGCGCCTCAGCTTTGCCAAAGCCTTCCCGTTTCGGCATAACAGCGTGGCGGATTTGCAGCAGAAGCTAAAACACGCTGCCGGGCAAGTATATGTGTTGGCGGAATCGGTTTACTCCATGGATGGCGACCAGGCTCCTTTAGAGGAACTGGCCCAAGTGTGTAACGAACATCAGGCAGCGCTTATAGTAGATGAGGCACATGCCGTGGGCCTCTACGGTGCGGAAGGCGAAGGACTTGTTTCGGCCCTGGGGCTGCAGCAGGACGTGTTTGCACGCGTGCTTACGTACGGCAAGGCCTTGGGAAGCCATGGTGCGGCCGTAGTAGGACCTAACGTGCTCCGCGACTTCCTCATCAATTACAGTCGCGCTTTTATTTATACTACCGGGCTGCCAACGCATGCGTTGGTGAGCCTGAAATGCGCTTATGTCTTGCTGCCCGATCTTGCTGAAGAGCGGGAAAGGGCAAAGAAGCTGGCGCACCAACTGTACCTAAAACTGAACACCTTGGAGGGCATTCGCTGCTCTCCCGAAAACAGCGTGATACTGTCTGTTTTCCCGCAACAGCCTCAGCGACTCAAAGAGTTGGCGGCTGCGCTGCAACAAGATGGTTTTGATGTACGGCCCGTGCTGTCGCCCACTGTGCCCCAGGGTACCGAGCGGCTGCGCATTATCGTGCATGCTTTTAATACAGAACAAGAAATTGAGGGCCTCGTGAAGGCCATAGCCAAAGGTACATGA